One window of Quercus robur chromosome 5, dhQueRobu3.1, whole genome shotgun sequence genomic DNA carries:
- the LOC126726856 gene encoding oligopeptide transporter 1-like isoform X2: MEKSDTNVLPSSFQHNNLDPAAHTYSESSEEVNDSPIEQVRLTVPITDDPTLPCLTFRTWFLGITSCAVLAFLNQFFGYRQNALYISSVSAQIVVLPIGKFMAAYLPNKFIHIPGTKWFFSLNPGPFNLKEHVLITIFANSGSNSVYAVGIITIVKAFYHRGIHPLAAILLSHTTQLLGYGWAGLYRKLLVDSPYMWWPSNLVQVSLFRALHDVETRPKGGLTRLQFFIVVLVTSFSYYIVPNYLFPSITALSFVCWIWKDSVTAQQIGSGLRGLGIGSFALDWSTVAGFLGSPLATPGFAIINIMAGFFIVLYIVIPIAYWTNSYEAKRFPIYSSHVFNSDGGKYNVSVVLNDTTFQFNQDGYDGYSKINLSIFFVYGYGLSFAVLAATISHVALFHGRQIWQQTKATYNDKFGDVHTRLMKKNYDPVPQWWFYVLLIVVVGLAILTCEGFGGQLQLPYWGVLLAIVMALFFTLPIGVITATTNQEPGLNVITEMIIGYMYPGRPLANVAFKTYGYISMTQAIMFLSDFKLGHYMKIPPKSMFIVQLVGTLVASSVYFGTAWWLLTSVEHICEPSKLPEGSPWTCPGDDVFYNASIIWGVVSPLRMFGRLGLYSKMNYFFLIGFLAPLPVWVLSRLFPEKKWIRLINMPIIIGGSGGMPPARAVNYLCWGAVGIFFNFFVYRRYKGWWARHNYILSAGLDAGVAFMAILCYFTLQIRDINGIRWWGLDLDDHCPLASCPTAPGIEVEGCPVFH, from the exons AGGAAGTAAATGATTCTCCAATTGAACAAGTTCGACTCACAGTCCCAATTACAGATGATCCAACATTACCGTGCTTGACATTTCGAACATGGTTTTTGGGGATCACATCTTGTGCTGTTCTGGCATTCTTGAATCAATTCTTTGGTTACCGCCAAAATGCACTATATATATCATCGGTTTCAGCCCAAATTGTAGTACTTCCAATAGGAAAGTTTATGGCAGCATATCTACCAAACAAATTTATTCACATTCCAGGAACAAAGTGGTTCTTTTCGTTGAATCCAGGTCCCTTCAACTTGAAGGAGCATGTCCTGATAACCATATTTGCCAATTCAGGTTCAAACTCAGTTTATGCAGTTGGTATTATTACCATTGTCAAGGCATTCTATCATCGAGGGATTCATCCTCTGGCAGCTATTTTGTTAAGTCATACCACCCAG TTGCTAGGATATGGATGGGCAGGACTATATCGAAAGCTTCTTGTTGATTCACCATACATGTGGTGGCCTTCTAACTTGGTTCAAGTCTCTCTATTTAG GGCATTGCATGATGTTGAGACCAGGCCTAAGGGAGGACTAACAAGGCTGCAGTTCTTCATTGTGGTCCTTGTAACAAGCTTCTCATACTATATTGTTCCCAACTATCTGTTTCCATCCATAACTGCTCTGTCTTTTGTTTGCTGGATATGGAAGGACTCAGTCACAGCCCAACAAATTGGTTCTGGTCTTCGTGGGCTTGGTATTGGCTCCTTTGCCCTTGATTGGTCCACTGTAGCTGGTTTCCTAGGATCTCCTTTAGCCACCCCTGGATTTGCTATCATTAACATAATGGCTGGGTTTTTCATAGTTCTCTACATAGTAATTCCTATTGCTTACTGGACTAACTCATATGAAGCAAAGCGATTTCCTATTTACTCATCACACGTGTTCAACTCTGATGGTGGAAAATACAATGTTTCAGTAGTTTTGAATGATACAACCTTCCAATTCAATCAAGATGGATATGATGGGTATAGCAAAATTAATCTCAGCATCTTCTTTGTATATGGTTATGGTCTTAGCTTTGCAGTATTGGCTGCAACAATCTCTCATGTTGCACTGTTCCATGGAAG GCAAATCTGGCAACAAACAAAGGCAACATACAACGATAAGTTTGGGGATGTGCACACTAGACTCATGAAGAAAAACTATGACCCTGTCCCTCAATGGTGGTTTTACGTACTATTGATCGTTGTTGTTGGACTTGCCATTCTTACTTGTGAAGGCTTTGGAGGACAATTGCAACTCCCTTACTGGGGAGTCCTGCTAGCAATTGTCATGGCTCTATTCTTCACTCTCCCAATTGGCGTAATTACTGCTACCACAAACCAG GAACCAGGACTTAATGTCATCACTGAGATGATTATTGGTTACATGTATCCTGGGAGACCTCTTGCAAATGTGGCTTTCAAGACCTATGGCTACATTAGCATGACACAAGCAATAATGTTTCTGTCAGACTTCAAGCTAGGCCATTACATGAAAATTCCTCCAAAATCCATGTTTATTGTTCAG TTGGTGGGAACTTTAGTTGCATCCTCAGTCTACTTCGGCACAGCTTGGTGGCTTTTGACCTCAGTAGAACATATATGTGAACCATCTAAACTTCCAGAAGGAAGCCCGTGGACATGCCCTGGAGATGATGTTTTCTACAATGCTTCCATCATATGGGGTGTAGTCAGCCCACTTCGCATGTTTGGCCGGCTAGGCCTGTACTCTAAGATGAACTATTTCTTTCTCATTGGTTTCCTAGCACCATTGCCTGTGTGGGTACTCTCACGCTTGTTTCCCGAAAAAAAGTGGATAAGGCTCATTAACATGCCAATCATCATAGGTGGATCAGGAGGAATGCCACCAGCCAGGGCTGTGAACTACCTATGTTGGGGTGCTGTGGGcattttcttcaacttttttGTGTATAGGAGATATAAAGGCTGGTGGGCAAGGCACAATTACATTCTATCAGCTGGGCTAGATGCTGGAGTTGCTTTCATGGCCATCCTTTGCTATTTCACATTACAAATTAGAGACATCAATGGAATAAGGTGGTGGGGATTGGATTTAGATGATCACTGCCCACTTGCAAGTTGCCCCACTGCCCCTGGCATAGAGGTTGAAGGGTGTCCTGTATTCCATTGA